In Herpetosiphonaceae bacterium, a single window of DNA contains:
- a CDS encoding phosphoribosylaminoimidazolesuccinocarboxamide synthase, translating into MEYGEKRAEGKTKIVYAHPSDPALVVLVHKDAISAGDGARRNKIEGKGALSGRTAANVFRFLNRAGVPTHFVAAPSATEMVARSCEMIPIEVVMRRRATGSYLRRHPEAAEGTRFDPVLVEFFLKDDARHDPQVSAQEIVVGRIATPDEVLVMVEQGRHVFSLLEQAWADQDVELIDLKIEFGRDTSGGLLVADMIDNDSWRIWPGGEKARMLDKQIYRNMQAVTGEGLDALKQKYAEVADLTERFGGA; encoded by the coding sequence ATGGAATATGGCGAAAAACGAGCCGAAGGCAAAACCAAGATCGTCTATGCTCATCCCAGCGATCCCGCACTCGTGGTGCTGGTGCATAAAGACGCGATCAGCGCGGGCGACGGCGCGCGGCGCAACAAGATCGAGGGCAAGGGCGCGCTCAGCGGACGGACAGCGGCGAATGTGTTTCGGTTTCTCAACCGGGCGGGCGTACCCACGCATTTTGTCGCCGCGCCCAGCGCCACCGAGATGGTCGCGCGGAGCTGCGAGATGATCCCGATCGAGGTGGTGATGCGGCGGCGCGCGACTGGCTCCTATCTGCGGCGGCATCCTGAGGCGGCGGAGGGCACCCGCTTCGATCCCGTGCTGGTCGAGTTCTTTCTCAAGGACGACGCCCGGCACGATCCGCAGGTCAGCGCTCAGGAGATCGTCGTGGGGCGCATTGCCACGCCCGACGAGGTGCTCGTGATGGTCGAGCAGGGGCGGCATGTCTTCAGCCTGCTGGAGCAAGCCTGGGCCGATCAGGATGTCGAGCTGATCGACCTCAAGATTGAGTTTGGCCGCGACACATCGGGCGGTCTGCTGGTCGCCGATATGATCGACAACGACTCATGGCGCATCTGGCCCGGGGGCGAGAAAGCGCGCATGCTCGACAAGCAGATCTACCGCAACATGCAGGCGGTGACAGGCGAGGGCCTCGACGCGCTCAAGCAAAAGTACGCCGAGGTCGCGGATCTGACCGAGCGCTTCGGCGGCGCGTAG
- the purM gene encoding phosphoribosylformylglycinamidine cyclo-ligase: MDYKSAGVDIDTANRAKQMMAAAVRATHGPAVLAGMGAFGGAISLADTLARNADPVLVASTDGVGTKTLIAAALGRYDTVGQDLVNHCIDDLLVQGARPLFFMDYIAAAKLNAGHVAALVEGMALACREAGCALLGGETAEMPDVYAAGAFDLAGTMVGVVSRESLITGETIKPGDTVLALPSSGLHTNGYSLARRVCEPLGYDTRPEELGGQSLGEALLAIHRSYLLHIEALFATDVPIKGLAHITGGGLWENLPRVLPEGVGIEIRRGSWQISPIFRFLVERAGLSEYDAFRTFNMGLGMIVILDAAEVETARSVVPELQVIGTTKARGDGERVRLV; encoded by the coding sequence ATGGACTATAAATCCGCAGGCGTGGACATCGACACCGCCAACCGCGCGAAGCAGATGATGGCGGCTGCCGTGCGGGCCACGCATGGACCGGCGGTGCTGGCGGGCATGGGCGCGTTCGGCGGCGCGATCAGCCTCGCCGACACGCTGGCGCGCAACGCCGATCCCGTGCTGGTCGCGTCGACCGATGGCGTGGGCACCAAGACGCTGATCGCGGCGGCGCTCGGACGCTACGATACCGTCGGGCAAGATCTGGTCAATCACTGCATCGACGATCTGCTGGTGCAGGGCGCGCGACCGCTCTTCTTCATGGACTATATCGCCGCCGCCAAGCTGAACGCCGGGCATGTTGCCGCGCTCGTTGAGGGCATGGCGCTAGCGTGCCGCGAGGCCGGCTGCGCACTGCTGGGCGGCGAAACCGCCGAGATGCCCGATGTGTACGCGGCGGGCGCGTTCGATCTGGCCGGGACGATGGTCGGAGTAGTCAGCCGCGAGTCGCTGATCACCGGCGAGACGATCAAGCCGGGCGATACCGTGCTGGCGCTGCCGTCGTCGGGGCTGCACACCAACGGCTACTCGCTGGCCCGGCGCGTCTGCGAGCCGCTGGGCTACGATACCCGCCCGGAGGAGCTTGGCGGCCAAAGCCTGGGCGAGGCGCTGCTGGCGATCCATCGCTCGTACCTGCTGCATATCGAGGCGCTCTTCGCCACCGACGTGCCGATCAAAGGGCTGGCGCATATTACCGGCGGCGGGCTGTGGGAAAACCTGCCGCGCGTGCTGCCGGAGGGCGTTGGTATCGAAATTCGGCGTGGAAGCTGGCAAATTTCGCCAATTTTTCGCTTTTTAGTCGAGCGCGCGGGGCTGAGCGAGTACGATGCCTTCCGCACGTTCAATATGGGCCTGGGCATGATCGTGATTCTGGACGCCGCCGAGGTAGAGACGGCCCGGTCGGTTGTGCCTGAGCTTCAGGTGATCGGCACGACGAAGGCGCGCGGCGACGGCGAGCGCGTCCGCCTGGTCTAG